TAGAAGTTCTTGTTCGCCGAGTCGCCGTACGGCGGGCCGGGACCCTCGGGTCCCGCGTAGTCGTCCCATCCGTACCAGTAGTTCTCGAGCTTCCCGATGTCCTCGTAATAGTGCTGCTTGTTGGTCTCGTAGAATCGATGGAGCGTCTCGGACTCGTCCGTTCCTTCGCAATTGCAGAGGCTGTCGTACTGCGCGATCGCATAGTGCGCGTCGGCATAGGACTCGAACTCGTCTTCCTTCGTGAGGCCGCGCTCGTGATAGTAGAAATAGGTGAACCAGGTGAGCCCCTCGACGCCCAGGTGCGCCCAGCCGCGCTTGTAGCCTGCGTAGAGATGACCCGTTCCCGGAAGAATCAGATTGTAGAGGAAAGCCTTCCCCGAGGACTTGGGGGCTTTGGCCTCCGGAGCCGCGGGTGGCACCGTTTGGGGCGGAGGATTGGTCGCGCGCTCCGGCTCCGTGGAGTCCGCGATGGACCGCTGGGCGAGGATCTCCGTAGGAGTGGGATCCGGTCTGTCCAAAGGAGATGACAGGGCTGGGAGCGCGCCCAGGCCCGTGGACAGGGCCAGGACCGAAAGCACGAGGAGCACTCGGGAGCGGATCAGGGTCTCGTTACCTCGAGCCGGGCTGAAAGCACGATGGAGCAATGATTTAGTATACCCTGTCACCGGCTACCTGACAATCGCGAACTTCTGGAACGCCACATCGGTACCCCCGCTGCCGCGTGCTTCGACCCTGACGACGTATACCCCGCTGGACCAACCCCGAAGCAAGATTTTAGCCACGTTCTGCGTCGGTCCGGTCGGGGCCGCGATCCGGTCCACTTCCCGCCCCGTGGGATCGAGGACGCGGATCGTGACCTGATCCACCCCGGCACCCAGGGTATAGGCCACGCCGATCTCCTCTCCCCGGACGGGATTCGGGAAGCAGTACACCGAGCCCGGCGCCAGCGTGGAGGAGGCGACCGTCGCGGTGACCAGGTGCACGTCCTCGAGCACCGAGGACCGCCGCCGATTGCCGGCGTATCCCGGCCACGGTGTCCGCGGCGAGACGCCGTCCTTCGTCACGAGGGCGCTGTCCGCGCGAGCCGGGAGCTGATACGCGCCCAGGCTCCCGTCGAACCCGCCTCCCGCCACGAGGTGGAGCCACGCGGGTCCCGCCGGATTCGGGGGGAAGCCGGTCCCGTTCAGCGTGAGCAGGAGCGGCGTGTCGTCCGCGGCGCCTGGGACCGAGATGGGCCAGCCGGGAACGGCGGTGCCGTCCGGCTCGAGCGCGACGAGGATTCCGTTGTCGAGCGCGAAGAGCGCCTCGGGCCCTCCGTCCTGATCGACGTCGCCGACCACGGGCGATCCCGATCCGCCGAGCGCTCCCGTGCCGTACCGCGAGGCGAGCGCCACCGGCCAGCCCTGGAGCGCGATCCCGTTCCGGGCCCATCGGTGCGCGTTCCCCTCGCGATCGAGAAGCATCACCTCGGGGAATCCATCCCCGTCCAGATCGCCCGCCACGGGCGGGCTGTCGAACCCCGCGGGCACGCTCACCGGCCATCCGGCAAGGTCGTTCCCGTCGAGATCGTACGCGTGGACCTGCTTCGTCGCGGGATCGGCCACGACGAGCTCGAGATCTCGATCCGGGTCGCGATCGAGGTCGATCCCGAGGAGCTTCGGCGCGAAGCCGGGCCCGCCCGCGTTCCAGTGCGTCACGAAGCGGCCCGGATCCTTGGTCGTCTGCTGCACGACGCGAATGACGCCGCTCTCGAGGGCGAAGGCGACGTGGTAGCCGCCGGCTCCCCGGAAGCGGCCGACCGCGAGATTCGAGGTGACGGGGCTCGTGTCGATGCCGCTCTCGGTCAGGAGCGTGTCGGCCACCGCGGTCACCCGCGGCGCCACGTTCGGATCCTCCGAGGGCGTGATGACGAAGACGCGCCCGTCGCTCGCCCCGACGAGGACGCCGCTCGATCCGACCACGACGTCTTCCGTGGGCGCGAGCACGGGCGCGGTCGTCGCGGTCACGGTCGGCGTATCCGTGTCGAGCAGGGGCGGCCATCCGGCGAGCGGGATCGACGTCGGGTCGTCCCGGAGCGCGGGCCGATACGCGTACACAAGGCCGTCCAGTCCGGTCGCCACGACCGCGGAGCCATGGGACGGGGGGACCTGGGTCACGGGGTGGAGGCTGTCCGCGAAGAGCACGGGGAACCGGATCTTGGAAGGCAGCGCCGCCCACTCGCCGTCCCCGCGGTCCTCGTAGTAGGGAGTGCCGTCCGCCATCCACGCGTAGATCAGGCTGTCGGCCGCGGTGACCACCGACCAGCGGTTGTCGTGGCGCATGCTGCCATAGGTCGGCGCGCTCCCCGTGAGCGCCGTCCCCGCCCGCACGGGCCATCCCGCGAGTCGCCACTCGGACGTGACGCTCACCGACATGAGCGTGTCCGGCGGCGAGCCGACCTCGAGCCGCACGTGGCTTCGCGCGCCGTCGTTCGTGCGCGCGTTGGGATTGGTGTCGTCCGTGAGGAGCGTGTGGTTCCCGACGAAGTACGGGTCGAAGGGTCCGCCGAAGAAGTAGAACGAGTTGGGATCGCCGATGTCGCGGATCCCGTCCGCCTCGAGGAGCCGCACCCCCAGACGCTCCGGGTTCGAGTTCACTCCCAGGTCGGGGTTCGCGTTCGGCCCGCAGAGGAACGTGACCTCGTCGATCGGGGTGCAGATCACGGTCTCGTCGATGTGCCAGACGAGGATCCCTCCGTTCGGCAGGAGGAAGTCGAACTCCTTGTTCCCGACCGTGTCGAGCGAGTCGTCGCTCGAGAGCCCGGGGCCCAGGATCACGTGCGTCGTCGAGTCCCGGTCGAGGTAGATCGTGTTGTCCCCATTCAGGTCGAGCTGGCGGTTCTCCACGAGCAGGTACTCGTCCGAGCCGAGCGGCACCTTGAGGAGCCGGTCCGTGAGCTGGGTGGAGCGCAGCGCCGTCTCGAGCGACCGGCCCGGGTCGACCAGCTCGACTCCGTCGGGCCAGAGCGCCGCCTTGCACCAGGGGTCGAGGCTGACCGGCAGGATCCCGCTCGCCTCGACGATCTCGCCCGACTGCGCGTCCTGGAGCAGCGTTCCGAGGAGGTACCCGGAGTCCATGTTGCTCCACACCCCGACCGCCGGGAAGAACGTGTAGATGTCATAGAGATCCGGAAGCCCCAGGATGTGTCCGAACTCGTGCGACATCGTCCCGTTGAGGGCCCCGTAGAAGCCGTCCTGATTCTCGGTCTCGGGCATCACCATGCCGCCGTGGATGCCGAGCGCGCCGCCGTTCACGGGGACCGAATCGACGAGCCCGATCTGGAACGTGGGAATGTCGCGCTGGCTGTCGCCCAGGATGTCGGCCTGGTAGTCCGAGCCCGCGTGGAACACGACGACCGCGTCGAAGTCGCCGAATGGGATCGAGTCCGTGCTGTCGGCGGCGAAGATCGCGTCGCGGAAGAAATTCTGCGCCGACTCGTACGAGGCCTGCCCCAGGGTCCACGGCCCGTAGTCCCCCGTGTCACCCATCCGGTACGCCGCCGAGTCCGCCTGCGGATACACGTCGTACTCGACCACGAGATTGCCGTAGGACTGCTCGCGCCAGTACCGCGCCATCGCTTCGAGATGGGACAGGAAGTAGGCGCGGTCGTGCGGGGGCGGATCGATCACGATGCCGAGCGCCTTCCCGTCCCGGTAGTCGAACTTCCCGTCCGGCGTGCTCGTCTGGGAGCCCAGGCGGTCGGTCTCGAAGTCCACGCGAATGCCGAGCATGCGAACGGTGTCGGGAACGCCCGTGAAGGCCGACGTGCGTTGGAGCTTCCCCCCGATCGTGGACGCGAGCGGCGGGCGCCCCTTCGTGATCCACGGCGTGTCCCGCTTCGGCCCGAACCGGTGCGGGGCCTGGGAGCGAAGCGCGGATCGGCGCGCGAACAGGTCGCGGCTCGCCTTCGCGGTGGGAGACGGGGCCGCCGTCCGGGTGGTCTCGACCGAAGGACGCGTCGCGCGGAGCGCGCGACGGTCCACGGAAGCGGCGTCGGATGGGCCGGGAGCCAAGCCCTGGACGAGGGCTTGGCTCCCGAGGAGAAGGAGGGTCCACCGTGTGAACCCCCGGATCCGACGCACGTGGATCTGGATTCTAGAAGTGGTAGCCGAGCGAGAAGCGCTGAGCCCGGTCGAGCCCCGTCGCCTGGGGGAAGCTGCCGTAATCGATGCGGAAGCCCCGGAACATCAGACCGAGTCCGAACGTCACGTCCTCGATGTCCCCGATCGGATCGCTGTAGTACCCGGCACGGAGCGCGATGAGCCGGTTGAACTCGTACTCGCCGCCCACGCCCCACTGATCGATCGCGAGGACGCGCCCCGGAAGCAGGAATCGCACGGCGTCCGCGCTGACCGTGAACTTGTGGGCCTCCGTCTCGAACGGAGCGTACGCGGCGCCGACGCGGATGTTCCGGCCGAGCGGATCGGACTGCTCCTCGTCCACGAACGCGATGTCCGGACCGATGTTGCTGATCGTCGCGGCCATGGCCGCCTTCCAGCTGGGGATCTTGTAGAGCCAGCCGAAGTCGGCGGCGAAGGTCGTTCCCTGTCCCGCGACCTGGTCCTGGGTCACGTCCGCCGGCGCCAGATCGACACGGACCAGCTTCAGCGCCACGCCGATTCCCATGTTCGAAATGAGATCCGTTCCGTACGCGACCGTGGGGGCGAGCTCGTAGCTGTTGAACTCCTCGATCACGTTCCCGTCGACGTCGGTCGCTTCGCTCTTCCCGTAGTTCAGATAGGTGAAGCTGCCGCCGATCCCGCCGAGCCCCTCCACGCGCTGGGCGTAGGTGAGATAGGTGTAGTTCACGTCGTCGGCGAGGCCGGGCACGAGATCGTAGTAGGAGGCGCTGACGTCGTGGCCGCGAATGAACGCGAGCGCGGCGGGGTTCCACCAGATGGCGTTCGCGTCGTTGACGAGGGCCACGCCGGCACGGCCCATACCCTCGGCCCTGGTCCCGGGCGCGAAGAGAAGGGACTGGGCTCCGGCCTCCGATTGGGCCCGGGCGGAACCGAACGCTCCCAGGAGGAGGACGAGAGCGAGGCAGACGGTAGCGAAGCGACTCATTCGGAAACCTCCTTCGGAATGAAAAAGAGGGACGCGAGCGCGCCCCGGTGGAGCACCTATAATATCGAAGGATTCGATGGGGGTCAAGCCGACGGCTCCCGTCGCTAATCGGTCCGGAGGGCCCGTCCGACGGCCGTGACACGGCCGCCTGAGGGTGACTCTGCGGTGACGTGGAACAGGTACACCCCGATGGCCACCTTTTCTCCAACGGAATCGCGCCCGTCCCAAGGGATATAGTTCTCCCCCGCCTTCCCGTCCAGGTCGATCTCGCGGACCCTTCTCCCCGCCACCGTG
This region of Candidatus Eisenbacteria bacterium genomic DNA includes:
- a CDS encoding PorV/PorQ family protein, with protein sequence MSRFATVCLALVLLLGAFGSARAQSEAGAQSLLFAPGTRAEGMGRAGVALVNDANAIWWNPAALAFIRGHDVSASYYDLVPGLADDVNYTYLTYAQRVEGLGGIGGSFTYLNYGKSEATDVDGNVIEEFNSYELAPTVAYGTDLISNMGIGVALKLVRVDLAPADVTQDQVAGQGTTFAADFGWLYKIPSWKAAMAATISNIGPDIAFVDEEQSDPLGRNIRVGAAYAPFETEAHKFTVSADAVRFLLPGRVLAIDQWGVGGEYEFNRLIALRAGYYSDPIGDIEDVTFGLGLMFRGFRIDYGSFPQATGLDRAQRFSLGYHF
- a CDS encoding immune inhibitor A domain-containing protein yields the protein MDRRALRATRPSVETTRTAAPSPTAKASRDLFARRSALRSQAPHRFGPKRDTPWITKGRPPLASTIGGKLQRTSAFTGVPDTVRMLGIRVDFETDRLGSQTSTPDGKFDYRDGKALGIVIDPPPHDRAYFLSHLEAMARYWREQSYGNLVVEYDVYPQADSAAYRMGDTGDYGPWTLGQASYESAQNFFRDAIFAADSTDSIPFGDFDAVVVFHAGSDYQADILGDSQRDIPTFQIGLVDSVPVNGGALGIHGGMVMPETENQDGFYGALNGTMSHEFGHILGLPDLYDIYTFFPAVGVWSNMDSGYLLGTLLQDAQSGEIVEASGILPVSLDPWCKAALWPDGVELVDPGRSLETALRSTQLTDRLLKVPLGSDEYLLVENRQLDLNGDNTIYLDRDSTTHVILGPGLSSDDSLDTVGNKEFDFLLPNGGILVWHIDETVICTPIDEVTFLCGPNANPDLGVNSNPERLGVRLLEADGIRDIGDPNSFYFFGGPFDPYFVGNHTLLTDDTNPNARTNDGARSHVRLEVGSPPDTLMSVSVTSEWRLAGWPVRAGTALTGSAPTYGSMRHDNRWSVVTAADSLIYAWMADGTPYYEDRGDGEWAALPSKIRFPVLFADSLHPVTQVPPSHGSAVVATGLDGLVYAYRPALRDDPTSIPLAGWPPLLDTDTPTVTATTAPVLAPTEDVVVGSSGVLVGASDGRVFVITPSEDPNVAPRVTAVADTLLTESGIDTSPVTSNLAVGRFRGAGGYHVAFALESGVIRVVQQTTKDPGRFVTHWNAGGPGFAPKLLGIDLDRDPDRDLELVVADPATKQVHAYDLDGNDLAGWPVSVPAGFDSPPVAGDLDGDGFPEVMLLDREGNAHRWARNGIALQGWPVALASRYGTGALGGSGSPVVGDVDQDGGPEALFALDNGILVALEPDGTAVPGWPISVPGAADDTPLLLTLNGTGFPPNPAGPAWLHLVAGGGFDGSLGAYQLPARADSALVTKDGVSPRTPWPGYAGNRRRSSVLEDVHLVTATVASSTLAPGSVYCFPNPVRGEEIGVAYTLGAGVDQVTIRVLDPTGREVDRIAAPTGPTQNVAKILLRGWSSGVYVVRVEARGSGGTDVAFQKFAIVR